From Podospora bellae-mahoneyi strain CBS 112042 chromosome 5, whole genome shotgun sequence:
TGATAGAATATGGTCGGAACGTTTTCCAGAGATATACAACGGGGTATTCTTCAAAAACTAGTATAAGTCTTGTCCATTCAGGACTTTGCGGCCCTCCTTTATTCTTCCCCAACCAGGGGACATCAATGTATAGCAACATGCTTTGAGCTGGCCATCTTTGACCGCACCAAACGGGTTCACCGCTGTCTGAGGTGTACACGAGGCATCTTGCACCTCGAATGTAATGTATTTCTCCATCCGCGTCTGGTCTTGGGCCGTCAGCAGACACCGATCCCCTGCACAGAAGCCCAGGACCAAGTCGATTCAATGTAGCGTTCTGGTCGGGTGCCTATGTCGGCCTTATTTGTACATCACAAAAGGTCCCGCGTCAGGTTTTTGGTTCCATAGCCCAGCCAAGTACACAGGGTAGGGGCACAGCCCTGTTGCGACTTTGGATGTGAGTCTTGAAAGCGCGGGCAGTCTGTCCGAGCGCACAGTCAGGGCCCGTTTCGAATAGTTTTCAACAACTCTCCCTCAGCTCTTGGAAAGGAAATATCTCGTCCTGTCGACCTTGCAGAACCCTGACGCGCAGTCTTGGACAAGCTGTCTTAACTGAGCTCCAgacctcttcaacagcccATCCTGTTCACCCCTGCAAAATCAAACAATTGCGTGGGTTGCTGGACCATGCACCTGGCTCCCAGTGTATCCCATTGGCTCCGTTGGATGGCTCGAACGCTGAAGCTGAAAGATTGTATGATGCGTCGGAATGAGAGCAAGCTTATGGAAAGTCCCAGTGAGAAGTACCACTCGACAGCTCTCGATCTTGCTCGGTACACTCACATCTTGTCAACTTGTTGCATTCCCATCCCGTCTCGAATTCACCAAAATACAAGACTCTCTTTGACAAGTTACGTTCTTGAAAGGCCCATGCCCGCGCTTGAAGTGTAGAGTCGTGATTTCTTGGTATCGTCGCGCTATCATTCTTatgaggggggttggatggccGATGCATTGGAGTCTCTCTGTAGTGTTAACATACCACCCGTGCACCTTGTATGGCTCAATGACCACTCTGAGGTCTTCGTCAGGGATCCGCTTCCCGTGTAGCAATAGCCTGCTTTGATAGCATGATAAACCAGAACCACTGCTGTTCCCCACATCTGCCGCTATGGTGCTAGTAGCGCCCAGATATATGTTGTGCATCTGAgcggcctgctcctcccaGTCCAGCATCGAATCCTGAATGATGAAAAGAGCATCAACCTGAAGATATCGGAAGCCTAACTGGTGGGTGACATGAATGGCGTGCTGAAGCATGAGAGGCAGTGATGACGGAGAGACTGCTTGTCCGCTAGGCATACTTGACGGGCAGGAAACATGCAGGCTTCTTGCTGGCCCAATATCGTTGGAGTGCACATGCAGTGACGGGGTAGGATGGTGAAATTCcggaaaaagaaaaaaaggaaaagaaaattgaTACAGTGGCTCAATATGTGGTCAAAAGAAGGTGTGGTAAAAGGTGATGAATAGAGAAAGAAGCTATCAAACAGGTGCTTCAATCAAATAGATGCTTGAAGCGTGGGGGGCCCGAGCGGAGTGAGGTGGAACCCAGGGCTGATAAGAGAGAGCTCTATAAGGGGTGTGAAGAGTGTTGTGTGAATGGCCTCTCCCAACACTTCAGGTTTCAAAATTGAATATCCAAAATGACCAAGCTTCAAACTGGGCCGGCATCTTTCCGCCCACTTGACCGTCACCCGCCCCGCTACTAAACGCCTGTCGTGGGTGAGGTTTCCGTAAGTATGTGGAATCCATGATGGAAATGGTTTTGATTGTCCGACCTACTATTGGGGGGGTGCCAATAGAGCAAGTGCCTTGACATACCCTGATATATCTTTCTCAATCTATTCATACCTCACAGGTCCAAACGAGCAGCTGTCAAACCGATAACATGAAATTAGGAGTCTTTCACGacttcatcacccccctccctttccaaGTTTTCAACAGAATAGCCCAGGTATCTCATGGAAAAATCAAAGCGACAAACCCCTCCCATACCAAACATATTTCAAACCACACCCCTTCGGCCCAGTTCAGTCATcaaactccccaaccccaaatcAGAATCAAATCCCCTTCACAGtcttccccccaaccccaccacccttgacctccccctccgtctCCGACAAGGTATTCGTCTCactccccagcctcccctccctcccaacccgcCCCTGATGATGATCCATCTTATAAAGCGGCCTCAGcttcgcctccctcctccacaaaacCCACCTCTTGAACCACCAAGGCAGCACATGCCGCACCTGATACCCCGCAAACTTCCTCGTCGGCACCGCAAACACATaatccagctcctccagcgtCTTCTGCTTCGTCTCGGGCACCCAAAAGAAAatcatcaccagcgccagGGCATTAAACCCGGCATACAACCCAAACGCACCCACCGTCCCCAGCGACTCGAGCAAGAACGGGAAGGTCATGCCCAGCACCGCCGCCCAAAAGAGACACGTCGCGACCGAGAACCCCATGCCTACTTCTCTGTGCGAGAGGGGGAACACCTCGGCGCTGTAGGTGAACGGCACCGGGCCCTCGCCGGGTGAGTAAAACGCGGCAAAGAGGTAGACAAACAGCGCCACGAGGGCGGTCCGGGCGGTTCCCTGCTCCAGCAGCGTGCAGAGGCCGGCCGCCAGCAGGGTCCACGTCATCTGCGGGAAGGTGAACAGCAGGAGTGATCTCCGGCCAAAGGTGTCAATCGTCCAAAAGGCGGGGAAGGCAAATAGCCAGTTGACCAACCCGAACCCAAACGATGCGAGCAGAGCTTGGTAGTCGTCCTGCCCAGCGtccttgaagatggtggtcGAGTAAAAGGCaatgatgttgatgccgcACATTTGCTGGGCGATCATGACGGTGAAGGCGGCCAGGGTGGCCCGGCGCACGCGGGGAATGGTGAAGAGCTCAGCCATGCGCTGAAAGTACCACGAGTTGCGAAGGAGTTGCTCCTCGAGTTCGAGCTGGGAGTGGATGTAGAAGATGTCGCGGGCTACCTGGATCGGGTGGTTTCGCAGTCTGATCATGGCATCCCAGGCTTTGCCGTAGCGGTTCTTCTTCATGTACCAACGAGGTGACTCGGGGCAAAAGTAGATGAGCACGAGGAGAGGGACCGCGGGGATAAAGGGGGCGCCGAGCATCAGACGCCAGTTGATGTCTCCTGCGCTCCACACAGCCAAGTTGAATGCGGTACCCAACATGATGCCGAATGCCGTCCACATTTCTGTCGTCTCGTATTAGTAAAAGCTCCATTCCGTCGCACATCATGTTGATGAGCACTTACGCCAGGACATGACCAGAGCACCACGGATCGAGGCCGGCGAGTTCTCAGCTGCGTAGATAGGCACAGTCGAAGCCTTGACGCCCATACCGACACCCATGAAGAGACGGCAAATCAGCTGCTCCCACCACGTGTGGCAGAAAGCAGAACCGATCACAGGCCAAAGACAGAAATGCgcgctgaagaagatgacaCCACGACGGCCCCACAGGTTGCTGGGCAGAAAAATGTCAGTTATGCCATTGCTACTCCTGTCATGGAAACCGGGACTTACTTGATCGGATCAGACAACCAGCACCCACACAGTGCACTCCCAAGATACGGACCGGCATTGACCAGCCCGAGAAGAAGCTTGTCCCGGGTTGATGTGCCACCA
This genomic window contains:
- a CDS encoding hypothetical protein (EggNog:ENOG503PCFI; COG:S) → MPSGQAVSPSSLPLMLQHAIHVTHQLGFRYLQVDALFIIQDSMLDWEEQAAQMHNIYLGATSTIAADVGNSSGSGLSCYQSRLLLHGKRIPDEDLRVVIEPYKVHGWYVNTTERLQCIGHPTPLIRMIARRYQEITTLHFKRGHGPFKNVTCQRESCILVNSRRDGNATS
- a CDS encoding hypothetical protein (COG:P; EggNog:ENOG503NW40) — translated: MPDSPTISDTGTTGNEKLSSEPRGATGHHLEIGRSADDHVDLNANLEARIKNPLEGIPRDQLMLRVEAFCEEKGLAQHVQLFRKGALVAQNPDDYDRIEGTEALNEAEKKALREEVEHKWRLPSKLFLTIATCSIGAAVQGWDQTGTNGANIFFPDIYGIGGTSTRDKLLLGLVNAGPYLGSALCGCWLSDPINNLWGRRGVIFFSAHFCLWPVIGSAFCHTWWEQLICRLFMGVGMGVKASTVPIYAAENSPASIRGALVMSWQMWTAFGIMLGTAFNLAVWSAGDINWRLMLGAPFIPAVPLLVLIYFCPESPRWYMKKNRYGKAWDAMIRLRNHPIQVARDIFYIHSQLELEEQLLRNSWYFQRMAELFTIPRVRRATLAAFTVMIAQQMCGINIIAFYSTTIFKDAGQDDYQALLASFGFGLVNWLFAFPAFWTIDTFGRRSLLLFTFPQMTWTLLAAGLCTLLEQGTARTALVALFVYLFAAFYSPGEGPVPFTYSAEVFPLSHREVGMGFSVATCLFWAAVLGMTFPFLLESLGTVGAFGLYAGFNALALVMIFFWVPETKQKTLEELDYVFAVPTRKFAGYQVRHVLPWWFKRWVLWRREAKLRPLYKMDHHQGRVGREGRLGSETNTLSETEGEVKGGGVGGKTVKGI